Genomic window (Zestosphaera sp.):
ACTTCAGAACTCATAGATAAGTACTTAAACGAAGTTTACACACAACTAAGAAAAATAAAACTAGCTAAAGTGAGTAAGTGTCTTAATCCTTGAAGTGTTATTACGTAGCTGACCTCCTCGCCCTTCTGAAGGGCGAGGGTTATGGGAAAGTTTAGAGCTACATTCCCGGTAGAAGTCGGGTTTAGTCCTGCGTCCGGTCTCGGCGCTTCACCCCCTACCCCCACACAGTGCGGGACTCAGGGATCTACTATCCGCCGAAATATACTAAAAGATATGGAACTCACAAACCCTACCACACCATCCCCACACTAGAGAGACGAGGTTTTCAACTGTAAAAGATTTATTTCCTAGTTATAGAAATATTTTTAGTGAGGATTAGATGAGAGCTAAGGTAGCCATAATTGACGGGTACCCAATACTCATGAATCTTTACGAGCCTTACAAACATAAGATTAACGAGTATAACGTGCTGATAAAGGATAGCGGATATTACTTAAAGCCTCTCCACTTCGTTTACCTTAAGTCTCCTGATATGTTCCTCAGTATCAGGTATGTTTATTTTGGTAGGTATTGGTATAGAGTATATAAAATTTCTGGCTCACGTAGCAAGCCTAGGATGAGGTGGATATACGTCGGTAAAGAAAAGCCTGACCCCACTCTCCCTGATCCTCCTTTAAATCCTTTTGAGGGTTTGTACGTTTTAGTCGTAGGTAGTGATGTGCTGTTGAGCGAGAAAAGTTATAAGGCTTTAGTTAGGATTTCTGAGAGTTTTCACGGTGTTAATGTGTTTGAGGGTAAAGTAGTAGATCTTACTAAGCAGAAGGAAGAATCAGAATCTCAGGACTTCTGGCCTCTCATTATTTAACTCACTACGTACTCGCTCTAAGTATTGTTCTCTTTTAGAGTCGTCTAACAGAATATCAACTAGTTTTTGCGGTATCTTAGTAAAGACTTGCTCTGGCTTATTTATTTTATGAGGTAGCTTAACCAGCTCTAGAGGATGATTCCTGATGACTATCCCCTCATCATCTACATTTATTGTTTTGAGTAGTTTTTTAGATGAATGAGGTGTTATAGGGTATAACATGATGCTGAGTGTTAAGACTGCCGTAAAGCCCACGTTTAAGGTACTCTTGACTTCATCGACGTTTTCCTTGATCTTAGCCCAGGGAGCCTTAACGTTAACGTACTGATTCCCCTTCTCACTCAGCTTAACTACTAGTTCACTAGCTTCTCTGAGTCTAGCCCTATACATTAGGGATTTGTAGGAAGCCCAAACCTCATCAACGTACTTCCTGAACTCTATGTCTGTACTGTCCGTTAACACTACCTCATCAACTACTCCCTCGAAGAACCTGTGTATTAGCGTCAGCACTCTATGAATAAAGTTTCCTATATGGTCGTTAAGCTCGTTATTAACGAATCTCACGAACTCAGACCATTTAAAGTTTGTGTCTTTATCTTCCGGCCTCATTCTTATGAGCGAGTATCTCCAGTAATCTGCGTTATCAACTATCTTAAGTGCTTCGTCAATCCAGACACCAACTCTCCTACTCTTGCTAAACTTCCTCCCCTCATACATCAGGTACTCAGTAGCTGAGATTAGCGTGGGTAAGACGTAGGGTTCTTGAGTAGCCATGAGTAATGCCGGGAGTATTACTGCGTGGAACGGTATGTTGTCTTTACCTATGAAGTAAGCAGTCTTAGCTTCGTTGTCAAGCCAGTACTTAACCCACTCGCTCTCCTTGCCTAGCTTAACGAAAAACTCTTTAGTAGCTGAGATGTAACCCAGTAACGCGTCAAACCAGACATATATAGTTTTGTCTTCAGAGCCTGGGAAAGGTGATGGGATACCCCACTTATTATCTCGTGTAAGTGATCTAGGAGTTAAGCCTGTCGTTTCTATCCAAGACTTAGTAAAGTTTTTCACGTTCTCGTCTAGCAAGTCATGTTTTGTTATCCACTCAAGTATGCTCTCCTCGAACTTATCTAGTCTGAAAAACCAGTGTTTTCTGTTTTTGAAGATCGGGGTAGACCTACAAAAGACACATTTAGGGCTAATTAACTGCTCAGCTTCTAGGAGTCTGCCGCAGTTATCGCATTGATCCCCCCTAGCTCCCTCAAAACCACAGTAGGGGCATATGCCCTCTACGAATCTGTCAGGCAAGTATATCTCGTCTTTAGGACAGTAAGGAATTACCTGAACTTTCTCTTCAATAAAACCGTTTCTAAAGACTCTCAACATAAATTCTCTGACAAACTCTTTATGAGTCTTGCTTTCAGTCCTAGTGTAGTTGTCGAAGGATATATCCCACAACTTCCAGAGTTTCACTATATAATCATGTGAAGAGCTAGTTAATTCTTCAGGCGGAACGTTCTTCTTACGAGCCTCAACCTCTATGACCGTACCGTGTTCATCACTACCGCTTACGAAGACTACGTCCTCACCCATCATCCGGAGAAACCTAGCGTAAACGTCAGCTGACAAAACACTGCCTATCATGTTGCCTAAGTGAGGCACGGAGTTTATGTATGGCCATGCTGAAGTAACTACCCACCTACCCATCCCCACCCACCTCTTAGTAATATTACGATAACTACTCTTAATAACTAATTCGCGAGACCCTGAACTATTATAGTCTCTGAAAACGTTTTAGTAGTTTGGTGGAGGGCTGGAGAGTTGAGTAAGCACTACAT
Coding sequences:
- the metG gene encoding methionine--tRNA ligase, which codes for MGRWVVTSAWPYINSVPHLGNMIGSVLSADVYARFLRMMGEDVVFVSGSDEHGTVIEVEARKKNVPPEELTSSSHDYIVKLWKLWDISFDNYTRTESKTHKEFVREFMLRVFRNGFIEEKVQVIPYCPKDEIYLPDRFVEGICPYCGFEGARGDQCDNCGRLLEAEQLISPKCVFCRSTPIFKNRKHWFFRLDKFEESILEWITKHDLLDENVKNFTKSWIETTGLTPRSLTRDNKWGIPSPFPGSEDKTIYVWFDALLGYISATKEFFVKLGKESEWVKYWLDNEAKTAYFIGKDNIPFHAVILPALLMATQEPYVLPTLISATEYLMYEGRKFSKSRRVGVWIDEALKIVDNADYWRYSLIRMRPEDKDTNFKWSEFVRFVNNELNDHIGNFIHRVLTLIHRFFEGVVDEVVLTDSTDIEFRKYVDEVWASYKSLMYRARLREASELVVKLSEKGNQYVNVKAPWAKIKENVDEVKSTLNVGFTAVLTLSIMLYPITPHSSKKLLKTINVDDEGIVIRNHPLELVKLPHKINKPEQVFTKIPQKLVDILLDDSKREQYLERVRSELNNERPEVLRF